A genome region from Candidatus Woesearchaeota archaeon includes the following:
- a CDS encoding CTP synthase yields the protein MTAEELLRSIAKKTEESEYYTPVPDNYRPGRTKYIVVTGSVMSGLGKGIFSASLGKLLQDSGYACSPIKFDGYLNVDAGTLNPYRHGEVFVLDDGTESDMDLGTYERFLDKNISKDNYLTGGKIFSSVLSKERGGKYLGRDVQFIPHVTGEIKGFLRELALKTKADIILVEVGGTVGDIENQYFIEAMRQLAYEESRENVCFVNVTYIIKPEFLGEQKSKPAQMGIKQLMELGIQPDIIACRSTQPVTTKVREKISVYSNVPLRNVVSVHDKDSIYTVPSMLKEAEIDKIVCERLGLKNGKKPESKEWQEFVRNIVGPKKTIVIGMTGKYTGLRDSYASILQSLEHAGAKLKTDIKIKWIETTDIESGKLDVKDAMEGVSGVIVPGGFGKRGTEGKIACVKYLRENKIPYLGLCFGFQMALIEFARDVCGFKDANSTEIEPDCRHKVIDILPEQKKIEGLGGNMRLGGRVIEVKKGTMAHRLYGSLKVRERFRHRYECNPEYIEAFEKKGIVFSGKAPDYPIMQIMELPGHPFFLGTQFHPEFTSRPLRPNPLYVGFVEAAIKKSQMNKK from the coding sequence ATGACAGCTGAAGAGCTATTGCGGAGCATTGCGAAAAAAACAGAGGAATCAGAATATTATACGCCTGTCCCTGACAATTACAGGCCAGGCAGGACAAAGTATATTGTGGTCACTGGCAGCGTGATGTCCGGCCTTGGAAAAGGCATCTTCTCGGCTTCGCTTGGAAAATTGCTGCAGGATTCCGGTTATGCGTGCTCGCCCATTAAATTTGACGGCTACCTGAATGTTGATGCCGGGACGCTTAACCCATACAGGCACGGCGAGGTTTTTGTGCTGGATGATGGCACAGAATCTGATATGGACCTTGGGACCTATGAAAGGTTCCTGGACAAGAACATCTCAAAGGACAATTATCTCACCGGCGGCAAAATTTTCAGCTCTGTATTGAGCAAGGAAAGGGGCGGAAAATACCTGGGTAGGGATGTGCAGTTCATCCCGCATGTCACAGGCGAGATTAAGGGTTTTCTCAGGGAATTGGCGCTTAAGACAAAGGCTGACATAATTTTGGTGGAAGTTGGAGGGACTGTCGGCGACATAGAGAACCAGTATTTCATTGAAGCCATGAGGCAGCTTGCCTATGAGGAGTCTCGGGAAAATGTCTGTTTTGTGAATGTCACTTATATCATAAAGCCGGAGTTTTTGGGAGAGCAGAAAAGCAAGCCGGCCCAAATGGGCATTAAGCAGTTGATGGAGCTTGGGATTCAGCCAGACATCATAGCCTGCAGGTCAACACAGCCTGTGACAACAAAGGTCAGGGAAAAAATAAGCGTGTATTCAAACGTGCCCTTAAGGAATGTCGTGAGCGTTCATGACAAGGACAGCATTTACACTGTCCCGAGCATGCTCAAAGAGGCGGAAATTGACAAGATTGTCTGTGAAAGGCTCGGCCTGAAGAATGGCAAAAAGCCAGAGAGCAAGGAATGGCAGGAATTTGTCAGGAATATAGTTGGCCCGAAGAAAACAATTGTAATAGGGATGACAGGGAAATACACGGGATTGAGGGATTCATATGCTTCCATCCTGCAATCATTGGAGCATGCCGGCGCAAAGCTAAAAACTGACATTAAGATAAAATGGATTGAGACAACTGATATTGAAAGCGGGAAACTGGATGTCAAGGATGCCATGGAAGGCGTGTCGGGGGTTATTGTGCCGGGCGGATTTGGCAAAAGAGGCACAGAAGGAAAGATAGCGTGCGTCAAATATCTGCGTGAAAATAAAATTCCTTACCTGGGCCTGTGTTTCGGATTCCAGATGGCACTTATAGAATTCGCAAGGGATGTGTGCGGGTTTAAGGATGCCAATTCAACAGAAATTGAGCCGGACTGCAGGCACAAGGTTATAGATATCCTTCCTGAGCAGAAGAAGATTGAAGGCTTGGGGGGGAACATGAGGCTGGGTGGCCGTGTCATTGAGGTTAAGAAAGGCACAATGGCGCACAGGCTTTATGGCAGCCTCAAAGTTAGGGAAAGGTTCAGGCATAGGTATGAATGCAATCCTGAGTATATTGAAGCATTTGAAAAAAAGGGGATTGTCTTTTCTGGAAAGGCGCCTGATTACCCGATAATGCAGATCATGGAATTGCCAGGCCATCCGTTCTTTCTTGGGACCCAATTCCATCCTGAATTCACTTCGAGGCCGCTGAGGCCCAATCCTTTGTATGTTGGGTTTGTTGAGGCAGCAATTAAGAAGAGCCAGATGAACAAGAAGTGA
- a CDS encoding MMPL family transporter, which translates to MSKRSRRKRLKLIAMAGAQEAGIAADSDNNAKHDARGEAAPRKPSSNAHPKIANWYFKYNKQLLVIPVLLLLLSIVQIGMQTATTGDFIQKGISLKGGITITVPSDMEIDLDSLQGKITSEFQNVDLSIRRLESANSLVGYVIDADLQETEEVDRLVNIVEMETRIKRANYGLETVQPSLGESFFKEAGRAILFAFLLMSIVVFIAFRTIIPSFAVIISVFADMVMTLAAVNLLEVKISTGGIAAFLMLIGYSVDTDILLSSRVLRNQETSLMDRIMSSFKTGMTMVATTVTAATIAFLFSESETIRQIMLIIIIGMVADVFNTWITNTAILKWYVERKAARKHGQG; encoded by the coding sequence ATGTCAAAACGCTCAAGAAGGAAGAGATTGAAATTGATTGCCATGGCTGGAGCGCAGGAAGCCGGCATTGCCGCAGATTCAGATAACAACGCCAAGCACGATGCGCGCGGGGAAGCTGCGCCCCGGAAGCCGTCGTCTAATGCTCACCCGAAAATTGCCAATTGGTATTTCAAATATAACAAGCAATTGCTGGTAATCCCTGTCCTGCTCTTGTTGCTTTCCATTGTCCAGATTGGCATGCAGACAGCCACAACAGGGGATTTCATACAGAAAGGCATCTCACTGAAAGGGGGCATAACAATAACAGTGCCGTCAGATATGGAAATTGACTTGGATTCTCTGCAAGGCAAAATAACTTCTGAGTTTCAAAATGTTGATCTTTCCATTCGCAGACTTGAATCTGCCAATAGCTTGGTAGGCTATGTGATAGATGCTGACCTGCAGGAAACTGAAGAGGTAGATAGGCTGGTGAACATTGTTGAGATGGAGACCAGAATAAAACGGGCAAATTACGGCCTTGAAACAGTGCAGCCGAGCCTTGGCGAGAGTTTCTTCAAGGAAGCAGGACGGGCAATACTTTTCGCATTCCTGCTGATGTCAATTGTAGTCTTCATTGCCTTCAGGACGATAATCCCGAGTTTTGCTGTCATAATTTCAGTGTTTGCAGACATGGTAATGACCCTTGCAGCTGTCAATTTGCTGGAAGTGAAGATTTCCACAGGTGGAATTGCTGCATTCCTTATGCTGATTGGCTATTCTGTTGACACTGATATCCTGCTTTCATCCAGGGTGCTCAGGAACCAGGAAACAAGCCTGATGGATAGGATAATGAGTTCCTTCAAGACTGGAATGACTATGGTGGCGACAACTGTCACAGCTGCCACAATTGCATTCCTTTTTTCCGAATCTGAAACAATCAGGCAGATTATGCTTATCATAATAATTGGCATGGTGGCAGATGTCTTCAACACATGGATAACGAATACAGCCATACTCAAATGGTATGTTGAAAGAAAGGCGGCGAGGAAACATGGGCAAGGTTAA
- a CDS encoding EamA family transporter, whose translation MKTHWWAIALTVITTLFTSTAQVFYKFGAEKLEWNFFALITNYELIIGAALYALGAAILIVALKGGEVTVVYPIIATSYIWVTILSNRIFDETINIYKWIGVGLIIVGITVIQFGSRGHDSNGVEA comes from the coding sequence ATGAAAACTCATTGGTGGGCAATTGCCCTCACTGTAATAACAACGCTTTTCACATCCACAGCCCAGGTTTTTTACAAGTTCGGGGCAGAAAAGCTGGAATGGAATTTCTTTGCCCTTATTACGAACTATGAGCTCATCATAGGAGCGGCACTTTACGCATTGGGCGCTGCCATATTGATTGTTGCGCTGAAGGGCGGAGAGGTGACTGTGGTATATCCAATTATTGCCACGAGCTATATCTGGGTGACTATTCTCTCCAACCGGATTTTTGATGAGACAATTAATATCTACAAATGGATAGGTGTTGGACTGATAATAGTGGGCATTACTGTTATCCAGTTCGGCAGCCGTGGGCATGATAGCAATGGGGTGGAAGCTTGA
- a CDS encoding EamA family transporter, producing the protein MTTELGAIGLALFGIAVGAWGPMFMKKASSEIHRDFKSILRSKNLLYGVLIYGIATLIFIPALKGSDLSVIYPLVATSYIWVSLISVKFLGEKMNLYKWLGILVIIAGVAFIGYGSSLPS; encoded by the coding sequence TTGACCACAGAATTGGGCGCAATTGGCCTTGCCCTGTTCGGGATAGCTGTTGGCGCATGGGGGCCGATGTTCATGAAAAAAGCCTCGTCTGAAATACACAGGGATTTCAAGAGCATACTCAGGAGTAAAAACCTGCTCTATGGCGTCTTGATTTACGGCATTGCGACCCTGATATTCATCCCGGCGCTGAAAGGCAGTGACCTGTCGGTTATTTATCCACTTGTTGCGACAAGCTACATATGGGTAAGCCTGATTTCAGTAAAATTTTTAGGGGAGAAGATGAACCTTTACAAGTGGCTTGGCATACTGGTGATTATTGCCGGCGTGGCTTTCATAGGTTATGGCAGCAGCTTGCCAAGTTAA
- a CDS encoding UMP kinase, whose protein sequence is MAKKRTIVLSLGGSIIAPDAVHVEFLKKFRGLILDFVKKGNRAIIVCGGGGTNRTYNHAVLKITRPSHADLDWLGIAATKLNAELVRVMFGPAAFEKVIDNPTGKIATAKKIIVASGWKPGWSSDYDAVLMAVNFKSREVINLTNIDHVHNKDPNKFRDAVKLETLTWDQYLAIVGKKWQPRMSVPFDPTASKLAKSKKISVRIVNGTKLQNIKKLLADKKVIGTLIK, encoded by the coding sequence ATGGCAAAAAAAAGGACTATTGTGCTTTCATTGGGTGGATCCATCATAGCACCCGACGCAGTGCACGTCGAGTTCTTGAAAAAATTCAGGGGATTGATCTTGGATTTTGTAAAAAAAGGAAACCGCGCAATAATTGTCTGCGGCGGAGGCGGGACAAACCGCACATACAACCATGCTGTGCTTAAAATAACAAGGCCAAGCCATGCTGATTTGGACTGGCTTGGGATAGCTGCAACCAAGCTGAATGCTGAGCTTGTCAGGGTGATGTTCGGCCCGGCAGCCTTTGAGAAGGTAATTGATAATCCCACAGGCAAGATAGCCACAGCGAAAAAGATTATTGTGGCCTCAGGATGGAAGCCGGGATGGTCAAGCGATTATGATGCGGTTCTCATGGCTGTTAATTTCAAGTCACGCGAAGTAATCAATCTGACTAATATCGACCATGTGCACAATAAGGACCCAAACAAATTCAGGGATGCTGTCAAGCTGGAAACCCTCACATGGGACCAGTATCTTGCGATAGTCGGCAAAAAATGGCAGCCACGAATGTCCGTGCCTTTTGACCCAACAGCATCCAAGCTGGCAAAGAGTAAAAAAATTTCTGTTAGGATCGTAAACGGCACCAAGCTCCAGAACATCAAAAAACTTCTTGCTGATAAGAAAGTGATTGGGACCCTTATCAAATGA
- a CDS encoding metal-dependent hydrolase: MPYAVTHVILTIIIADMYRDYVAKKKFSMWYVLIAGIAGLLPDADIPLSWAFNFIFGTSYNFHRLFTHSMLWFILIFLAGLAFFMIKKQEYKVFRWIVPKNAIVMFFMAVAFGWFMHILLDCSISADGYLNIIPTVPLWFCPAPFPGDVAAGIDAIILILWLVHEQWRHEIKDYI; the protein is encoded by the coding sequence ATGCCATATGCCGTAACCCATGTGATACTTACCATCATAATAGCTGACATGTACCGGGACTATGTTGCAAAAAAGAAGTTCTCGATGTGGTATGTGCTCATAGCCGGCATAGCCGGGCTTTTGCCGGATGCAGATATACCCCTAAGCTGGGCATTTAATTTCATATTTGGGACAAGCTATAATTTCCATAGGCTATTCACCCATTCAATGCTTTGGTTTATCCTGATCTTCCTGGCCGGACTTGCTTTTTTCATGATTAAAAAGCAGGAATACAAGGTATTCAGGTGGATTGTGCCAAAAAACGCCATTGTCATGTTCTTCATGGCTGTTGCTTTTGGCTGGTTTATGCATATACTGCTGGACTGCTCTATAAGCGCAGATGGCTATCTTAACATTATCCCCACAGTCCCTTTATGGTTTTGCCCGGCTCCATTTCCAGGCGATGTAGCTGCTGGCATAGACGCAATCATCTTGATATTGTGGCTTGTGCATGAGCAGTGGCGGCATGAGATAAAGGATTATATCTAG